One genomic segment of Komagataella phaffii GS115 chromosome 4, complete sequence includes these proteins:
- a CDS encoding Dihydrosphingosine phosphate lyase has product MFSERFSFDILVPESWPELVLLIESLYFECLHQLDEYRSNRNGLQIVQDIVFVLVVNYYLKRLWRLVKDKGITGIIDSLILRSVSFFMSISFVKRKIDKEVSKVRASIEDELTGQDGKFPVFNELPVEGLKEKQVLELLDRLDHDYKRGDWEHGRISGAVYHGGSDLIHLQSQAFEKYIISNQLHPDVFPGVRKMESEVVAMVLDMFHGPEGSCGTTTSGGSESLLLACLAAKMYALHERGITEPEMIAPITIHAAVYKASYYFGIKLHEIPVDSETYKVNLAQVKKHINRNTVLLLGSAPNFPHGIVDDFEHGLNDLALKYNIPLHVDCCLGSFVMGMMERAGFEDAPKFDFRLNGVTSISCDTHKYGFAPKGSSVILYRDEGMRKYQYYINSKWTGGLYGSATLAGSRPGALTVGCWATMVHLGQQGYIDSCKLIINTARKIKSEIQSIKGLSIIGDPIGSVVAFTSENYSIYDITDRLSAKGWHLSTLQRPPAIHIAVTIPTCKVSNELISDLKNIMTEIERDAEDPKIGKKENKNDTAALYGIAGSVKTGPIADRVIEAFLDTMYKS; this is encoded by the coding sequence ATGTTTTCGGAAAGATTCAGCTTCGATATACTGGTTCCCGAGTCGTGGCCAGAATTGGTTCTGCTTATCGAAAGTTTGTACTTTGAATGTTTACACCAACTTGACGAATACCGAAGCAACCGAAATGGTCTGCAGATTGTCCAGGACATTGTGTTTGTGCTAGTAGTCAATTACTATCTAAAGCGCTTGTGGAGATTGGTCAAAGACAAAGGCATTACAGGAATCATTGATAGTCTCATTTTGAGGTCGGTGTCCTTTTTTATGAGTATTAGTTTCGTCAAGCGTAAGATCGACAAAGAAGTCAGCAAGGTAAGAGCATCCATCGAAGATGAATTGACTGGTCAGGATGGCAAATTTCCAGTGTTCAACGAACTACCAGTTGAAGgattgaaggagaaacaaGTTTTGGAGCTGCTGGATAGATTAGATCATGATTACAAGCGAGGCGACTGGGAACATGGACGTATTTCTGGGGCAGTTTATCATGGTGGAAGCGATTTGATTCATTTGCAAAGCCAGGCCTTTGAGAAGTACATCATTTCCAATCAGTTGCATCCTGATGTGTTTCCTGGAGTCCGAAAAATGGAATCTGAAGTTGTCGCCATGGTACTGGATATGTTCCACGGTCCAGAAGGCTCTTGTGGCACTACAACATCAGGGGGTTCTGAATCGTTGTTGCTGGCCTGTTTAGCGGCCAAGATGTATGCCTTACATGAACGTGGCATCACGGAACCTGAAATGATTGCCCCTATTACCATCCACGCGGCTGTTTACAAGGCAAGCTATTACTTCGGAATCAAATTGCATGAAATCCCAGTAGACTCTGAAACATACAAAGTTAATCTGGCCCAGGTGAAGAAGCACATAAACCGAAACACCGTTTTGCTACTAGGATCGGCACCTAACTTCCCTCATGGAATAGTGGATGACTTTGAGCACGGTCTGAACGATTTGGCACTGAAGTACAATATTCCATTACATGTAGATTGTTGTTTGGGCTCTTTTGTTATGGGAATGATGGAAAGAGCCGGGTTTGAAGATGCTCCAAAGTTTGATTTCAGGCTGAATGGTGTTACGTCGATTTCTTGCGATACTCACAAATACGGATTTGCCCCGAAGGGGTCATCGGTTATTCTGTACCGAGATGAAGGCATGCGAAAGTACCAGTACTACATCAATAGCAAATGGACGGGAGGTTTGTATGGTTCGGCGACGCTGGCAGGGTCTCGTCCAGGTGCACTAACGGTAGGCTGTTGGGCTACGATGGTTCACCTCGGACAACAAGGTTACATTGACTCCTGTAAGTTGATTATCAATACAGCTCGCAAGATCAAAAGTGAAATTCAGAGCATCAAGGGGCTTTCTATAATCGGAGACCCTATCGGATCTGTTGTAGCCTTCACATCCGAGAACTATTCCATCTATGATATTACCGATCGACTGAGTGCAAAAGGATGGCATCTTAGTACTTTACAGAGACCCCCCGCCATCCACATTGCAGTTACGATCCCGACATGCAAGGTCAGCAATGAGCTAATTtcagatttgaaaaatattatGACCGAGATAGAACGGGATGCTGAAGACCCTAAAATTGGcaaaaaggaaaacaagAATGACACGGCGGCTCTTTACGGAATTGCAGGTAGCGTCAAGACTGGACCTATTGCTGACAGAGTTATTGAAGCCTTCCTAGACACAATGTACAAGAGCTGA
- a CDS encoding Subunit of a possibly tetrameric trichostatin A-sensitive class II histone deacetylase complex → MDITRLLGGEEDQDSFVAKDVSMGDYSRQYVPNVRNPDELYYLLVPTSIEQRELVEQVIRLHRSHLESLILGVKQEPNSGAEGDLTMENLSSAELLELLEDNLQLVNNHPNLLVQHYIPKSLILMEPHERLVATSGKFQALDQIIFLLQDQEKHIVIVSRESKELDLVEGTMLGKQINYHRYSGGSLYDQFVKSHENVNRPQHRHHYHQTIQFSNNRSDDSSTPTYSASNNKKKNNKKKGLKDDYEPRISKNNPLLAQLNKDYPVNFHLITSNQLKNFRFPENANLDMIISLDPYLDIKSDYIMEVRTINTLPSDTVNNLIPVFKLVTVNSVEHAILASNVHNSKQAVLDMLFCRNDEFDADEMFNDLKKLQPWFHSPLQTQFPLPLKIPKLRSASSSEQLLKSLEPVEHLQVYGSKSAGDANSIPSIPKHLTYQNYAETLAALVRFTNDRALNLIEEAQKKIDEINLKETVRQAEIEQSNIDIGERYKLLKDLENKAEAAERRAIRTEQEAKQWQESTEELQEQLDTMKRVIAGESVEQKDIGKVKQELKDLEEELKQLEKSNEELRLQYQEKSTIASEQSFQVAALEKSQKELKEKHDRPILELVDAAREAEKRKLQEQVDRLTRETEFNTAYIEKLESILRQKDSTLPNYVSRSTRMSRSATPNLKTL, encoded by the coding sequence ATGGATATCACAAGATTATTAGGCGGTGAAGAAGACCAGGATTCCTTTGTCGCTAAAGATGTCTCCATGGGAGATTATTCCCGTCAGTATGTCCCCAATGTTAGGAATCCTGACGAGCTGTACTATTTATTAGTACCGACTTCGATTGAGCAAAGGGAGCTGGTCGAACAGGTAATAAGGCTACACAGATCTCATTTGGAAAGCTTGATTCTAGGAGTAAAACAAGAACCTAATAGCGGTGCGGAAGGTGACTTGACAATGGAAAACCTGTCCAGCGCTGAGTTATTAGAGCTGCTGGAGGACAATCTTCAACTTGTAAACAACCACCCCAATTTACTGGTTCAGCACTATATTCCAAAAAGTCTAATATTGATGGAACCTCATGAGAGACTAGTTGCAACGTCAGGAAAATTTCAGGCCCTGGATCAAataatctttcttttgcagGACCAAGAGAAACATATTGTTATTGTCTCCAGAGAATCCAAGGAATTGGATCTAGTAGAGGGCACAATGCTTGGTAAACAGATCAATTACCACCGATATTCAGGAGGATCGCTTTATGACCAATTTGTAAAGTCTCACGAAAATGTGAACCGACCTCAACATAGACATCATTACCATCAAACCATTCAGTTCAGTAATAATAGGTCTGACGATAGCAGCACTCCTACGTATTCTGCGTCGAAtaataagaaaaaaaacaacaagaaaaaggGCCTCAAAGACGATTACGAGCCTCGTATTTCGAAAAATAATCCTCTGCTTGCACAATTGAATAAGGACTACCCGGTGAACTTTCATTTAATAACTTCCaatcaactgaaaaattttaGGTTCCCAGAAAATGCTAATCTGGATATGATCATCTCGTTAGATCCGTATTTGGATATAAAGTCTGACTACATCATGGAGGTCAGGACGATTAATACTCTACCCAGTGATACAGTCAACAATCTGATCCCAGTATTCAAATTAGTGACTGTTAACTCTGTGGAGCATGCGATTTTAGCCAGCAATGTTCATAATTCTAAACAGGCCGTTCTCGACATGTTATTCTGTCGAAATGACGAATTTGACGCCGATGAGATGTTCAACGATTTAAAGAAGCTACAACCGTGGTTTCATTCTCCCTTACAGACTCAGTTCCCTTTGCCATTGAAGATCCCCAAACTGAGATCGGCATCCTCGAGTGAACAATTACTCAAGAGCTTAGAACCTGTGGAGCATCTTCAAGTGTATGGATCGAAATCAGCTGGGGATGCAAATAGTATACCGTCGATTCCCAAACATCTTACTTATCAAAACTATGCAGAAACATTGGCTGCCCTAGTGCGGTTTACCAATGACCGAGCgttgaatttgattgaagaagctcaaaagaaaatagaTGAGAtcaacttgaaagagacAGTGCGACAAGCTGAGATTGAACAAAGTAACATAGATATTGGGGAACGTTACAAGTTGCTCAAGGACTTGGAGAATAAAGCTGAAGCTGCTGAAAGGCGAGCAATTAGAACGGAGCAAGAAGCCAAACAATGGCAAGAATCTACCGAAGAACTACAGGAACAATTAGATACGATGAAGAGAGTCATCGCAGGAGAGAGCGTAGAACAGAAGGATATCGGCAAGGTCAAACAGGAGctgaaagatttggaagaggaactaaaacagttggaaaagtcCAATGAAGAGTTGAGGCTTCAATACCAGGAGAAATCGACCATTGCCTCAGAACAAAGCTTCCAAGTAGCAGCGTTAgagaaaagtcaaaaagaGTTAAAGGAAAAACACGACAGACCGATTTTAGAGCTGGTTGACGCAGCTAGAGAAGcagaaaagagaaagctACAGGAACAAGTTGACCGATTGACACGAGAAACTGAGTTTAACACGGCATACATTGAGAAGCTAGAGAGCATACTTCGTCAAAAAGATAGCACTTTACCGAATTATGTGAGCCGAAGCACCCGAATGAGCCGGTCTGCTACgccaaacttgaaaactctATAA
- a CDS encoding GTPase-activating protein, with amino-acid sequence MADIYEIEEIDGVRFNWNSFPVTKIESENISMPLGCLYTPLNERDYLPVAQYDPVLCRQCHAALNPYAMIDLTAKVWSCPVCSSRNTLPINYTEISTENLPLELNPQSSTIEYILSRAQPHPPPAYIYVVDLCQEQSELDSMKETLIASLPLHPPGALIGLVTFDSVVNVHDLSTRTCLKKYVFNGTKEYTSIEIQRQLGIEKSGTIPWAKQLQNPGYNAVTRFFLPVAEKDAEFQIIRAIERLEVSKWTYPQGQRPTRVTGAALSVATSLAEGSYADCACKITLFSAGPCTLGPGTIVGPELKEPIRSHNDMDKGTASHYKKSYQFYNRLAVKGSNNRKDLKDKFADPSSSTTYSVDIFAGCYDQVGIYEMRSLANLTGGVLVVTDSFQTSILKNSFFACFNKDEEGYPMTYSDGILDVLTSNRLKVSGVIGHAVSMKQNGNNISDTPIGEGLTNKWRLCSLTPKNTYAIFFDMMTVGTSDQRSSSVNEVCIQFTTTYRHTNGQMRTRVTTLKRGTSNTVPLANSFDQEAAAVLYARLIVNKIENGNEYSDLLRWIDKSLVKLCTVFGDYSKNDAGTFRLSTKFSLLPQFIYHLRRSQFLQVFNCSPDETAFYHHTILRTDIRDSLVMIQPTLTQFSADGSEPVPVLLDSASLKQDCVLLLDAFFFIVIYYGSVAAAWRDANYPREEFPGVYAMIEKAQEEAASLISDRFPLPKYVTTDEGKSQARFLYSKLNPSENDTETTGSALAGYTASAHEAIVQSDDVSLNTFFTHLSRLVVQNSS; translated from the coding sequence ATGGCTGACATCTatgagattgaagagatAGATGGTGTCCGATTCAACTGGAATTCTTTCCCAGTGACCAAAATTGAGTCCGAAAATATTTCCATGCCTCTTGGTTGTCTGTACACTCCATTGAACGAAAGAGATTATCTACCAGTTGCTCAGTACGATCCCGTTTTGTGTCGGCAATGTCATGCAGCTTTGAACCCTTACGCCATGATAGATCTTACCGCAAAAGTGTGGTCTTGTCCAGTCTGTTCATCCAGAAACACTCTTCCGATCAATTATACTGAAATTTCTACAGAGAACTTGCCTTTGGAGTTGAACCCCCAGTCTTCTACTATTGAGTATATTCTTTCAAGGGCGCAACCACACCCTCCTCCTGCCTATATATACGTTGTTGACTTATGCCAGGAACAGAGTGAGCTAGACTCCATGAAGGAAACTTTGATTGCATCGCTGCCGTTGCACCCTCCAGGAGCCCTAATTGGACTGGTAACTTTCGACTCAGTCGTCAACGTCCACGATCTTAGTACACGAActtgtttgaagaagtaCGTGTTCAACGGAACCAAAGAGTACACCTCCATTGAAATCCAAAGGCAGTTGggaattgaaaaatccGGTACCATTCCTTGGGCCAAACAGTTGCAAAACCCTGGATATAACGCTGTGACTAGGTTCTTCTTACCAGTCgctgaaaaagatgctGAGTTCCAAATAATAAGAGCCATTGAGCGCTTGGAAGTATCCAAGTGGACCTATCCACAGGGCCAAAGACCAACTAGAGTAACTGGTGCTGCTCTGTCGGTAGCCACTTCATTGGCCGAAGGTTCATACGCCGATTGTGCTTGTAAGATTACTCTCTTTAGTGCAGGCCCTTGTACTTTAGGGCCAGGAACCATTGTTGGACCAGAATTGAAGGAACCCATTAGATCTCATAATGATATGGATAAGGGAACTGCCTCGCATTATAAGAAATCTTATCAATTCTACAATAGACTAGCTGTGAAAGGAAGTAACAACAGAAAGgatttgaaagacaagTTTGCTGACCCCTCTTCTTCTACCACTTACTCTGTGGATATATTTGCAGGTTGTTACGATCAAGTTGGAATTTACGAAATGAGAAGTTTAGCCAACCTTACAGGCGGTGTTCTCGTAGTGACCGACTCCTTCCAAACATCCATTCTTAAAAACTCCTTTTTTGCATGCTTCAACAAGGATGAGGAAGGCTATCCAATGACCTACTCTGACGGTATATTAGATGTTCTCACATCTAACCGATTAAAAGTTTCTGGGGTGATTGGACATGCTGTTTCAATGAAGCAAAACGGAAACAACATATCTGACACTCCAATTGGCGAAGGTCTTACAAACAAATGGAGATTATGTTCTCTGACTCCAAAGAACACCTATgcaatcttttttgatatGATGACTGTAGGTACCTCAGATCAGCgttcttcttctgtaaACGAGGTATGCATTCAGTTTACGACTACATATAGACACACAAACGGTCAAATGCGTACTCGTGTTACCACTCTGAAGCGAGGTACCTCTAACACTGTCCCATTGGCTAATTCCTTTGATCAGGAGGCTGCAGCTGTCCTGTACGCAAGATTGATTGTGAACAAGATTGAAAATGGGAATGAGTACTCGGACTTATTGCGCTGGATTGACAAGTCATTGGTCAAACTCTGTACTGTGTTTGGAGACTACAGCAAAAATGATGCTGGAACTTTCAGATTGTCCACCAAGTTTTCGTTGCTCCCACAGTTTATATACCACTTGAGAAGATCTCAATTCTTGCAGGTTTTCAACTGTTCGCCGGATGAAACTGCATTCTATCATCACACCATTTTACGAACCGATATTCGTGATTCTTTGGTTATGATCCAACCTACATTGACCCAGTTTTCTGCAGACGGATCTGAGCCTGTCCCGGTTCTTTTAGATTCTGCTTCGTTGAAACAGGACTGTGTCTTGTTACTCGAtgctttcttcttcattgtcATATATTATGGTAGCGTTGCAGCAGCATGGAGAGATGCCAACTATCCAAGAGAAGAGTTCCCAGGTGTCTATGCGATGATAGAAAAGGCCCAGGAAGAAGCCGCCTCTCTAATCAGTGACAGATTTCCTCTACCGAAGTATGTCACCACAGACGAGGGTAAATCTCAAGCGAGATTCCTGTACTCCAAGCTTAATCCTTCGGAGAACGACACCGAGACCACCGGATCGGCTTTGGCAGGATACACGGCCTCTGCTCACGAAGCAATTGTCCAATCTGACGATGTGTCGTTGAACACATTCTTTACTCATCTCTCTAGATTAGTGGTTCAGAATAGTAGTTAA
- a CDS encoding Basic leucine zipper (bZIP) transcription factor required for oxidative stress tolerance — protein sequence MSDVVNKRAATSSTQTNKRQELSSALTKPGRKPVQTEPKDKRTAQNRAAQRAFRERKEKKMKELETKVEELERQKSQLNTESEFLRSQVETLIHELSKYRGETDVLSLLPTSIPQESKKMVRTPSSNTTNSSSVGVTPSSSTLRSSSSSGVYEFPWKLSNSQNPSGSNSPLDLTKAGQLPSPTSINQNPGLTAESVKSSSVSSESPNSNIEDFLNSRNSNFDNRFDESVDGFCSNLGQACGNKDIPLPKETSSIRNPGVIDSLSNFNSNSDIQTLFSPNSLQNDPLAEFDPTPIDQNLVFGLNAPETNLDGLFGDFNKYHTDPLASLVTEESIFDPLRATSNSVSHSKPNPITTTSLHNLEAKHKVPEADEDCNDNLDNMVVPNREGSLLKCSEIWERITTHPRYSEIDIDGLCMELKHKAKCSESGVVVDDADVDSLLQRAALKYPIKTEPDVVDFSMFK from the coding sequence ATGAGTGACGTGGTAAACAAGAGAGCGGCAACGTCCAGCACGCAGACCAATAAGAGACAGGAACTCAGCTCGGCGCTGACAAAACCTGGAAGGAAACCAGTGCAGACGGAACCCAAGGACAAAAGAACTGCCCAGAATAGAGCTGCTCAACGGGCTTTCCGTGAGCggaaagagaagaagatgaaagaattAGAAACCAAGGTTGAAGAGCTAGAGAGACAAAAATCTCAGCTGAATACTGAAAGCGAATTTCTGCGATCCCAGGTGGAAACATTAATTCATGAACTCTCAAAATATAGGGGAGAAACAGATGTACTAAGCCTACTGCCGACAAGTATACCGCAGGAGAGTAAAAAAATGGTGAGAACTCCTAGTAGCAATACAACAAACTCCAGTTCTGTCGGGGTTACTCCGTCTTCTTCCACTCTGCGTTCGTCATCTAGTAGTGGAGTATATGAATTTCCCTGGAAGCTTTCTAATAGTCAAAATCCAAGTGGAAGCAACAGCCCATTGGATCTCACTAAGGCAGGCCAACTACCGTCACCAACTTCTATCAATCAGAATCCTGGGTTGACGGCCGAATCGGTGAAGAGCTCCTCGGTTTCAAGTGAGTCACCAAACTCCAATATAgaagattttttgaatagCAGGAATAGCAATTTTGACAACCGATTTGATGAGTCTGTGGATGGCTTTTGTTCCAACTTAGGCCAAGCTTGCGGTAACAAAGACattcctcttccaaaagagaCTTCATCCATAAGGAACCCTGGCGTGATAGATAGTTTGTCGAATTTCAACTCGAATTCCGATATACAAACTCTTTTCTCTCCCAACTCCTTACAAAATGACCCGCTGGCCGAGTTTGACCCTACCCCTATTGACCAAAATCTTGTGTTTGGGTTAAACGCTCCTGAGACGAATTTGGATGGTCTTTTTGGTGACTTTAATAAATACCACACGGATCCCCTTGCGTCTCTTGTCACTGAAGAATCTATCTTTGACCCATTGAGAGCGACATCCAACTCTGTATCCCATTCAAAGCCGAACCCTATCACAACTACGAGTTTGCATAATTTGGAAGCCAAGCACAAGGTACCAGAGGCTGACGAAGATTGCAACGATAATTTGGACAACATGGTGGTACCTAACAGAGAAGGCTCTCTACTCAAGTGTTCAGAGATATGGGAGAGAATTACGACTCACCCCAGATATTCGGAAATCGACATTGATGGGCTCTGTATGGAACTGAAACACAAAGCCAAATGTAGTGAAAGTGGTGTTGTGGTAGATGATGCTGATGTTGATTCACTTTTACAGAGGGCTGCTCTCAAGTATCCCATAAAGACTGAGCCAGATGTTGTCGATTTTTCCATGTTTAAATAg
- a CDS encoding Acidic protein of the mitochondrial matrix involved in oxidative phosphorylation, with amino-acid sequence MSIRLVGRSLRVVNRSYQKQLFGLSKRVAFATLLARSFHANRIVFNESKEKVSNIIKSELEFEQDDSFGLEEYHQNYLKESGFQLADVGESILKQLVKETDSEVIRVYFDVAQVTNEQELANQMDPEIDDQDPEELLDLGGIVSVNAVITKKADNSAVGVDLLLSSQTNEFSVNGITYFKDGELAITETAEANNLRQLKYSGPPFNNLADELQEAVQGYLLSRGIDTQLGDFIVALSTVKENEAYLSWLSDLKKFFS; translated from the coding sequence ATGTCTATCAGATTAGTTGGTCGCTCTTTAAGGGTAGTGAACAGATCTTACCAGAAGCAATTGTTTGGGCTTTCTAAGCGAGTAGCTTTTGCCACCCTATTGGCTCGTTCTTTCCATGCCAATAGAATTGTCTTCAACGAGAGCAAGGAGAAGGTGTCAAATATTATTAAGAGTGAATTAGAATTTGAGCAAGACGACAGTTTTGGTCTTGAAGAATACCACCAGAACTACTTGAAGGAGTCCGGATTCCAGTTAGCCGACGTTGGAGAGAGCATTCTCAAACAATTAGTCAAAGAGACTGACTCAGAGGTGATCAGAGTGTATTTTGATGTTGCTCAAGTCACCAATGAACAAGAGTTGGCCAACCAAATGGACCCTGAGATCGATGATCAGGATCCCGAAGAGCTGTTGGATTTGGGCGGCATTGTTAGCGTTAACGCTGTTATAACTAAGAAGGCAGACAACTCTGCTGTTGGCGTCGACCTATTGCTGTCTTCTCAGACCAATGAATTTTCCGTGAACGGAATCACCTACTTCAAGGACGGCGAACTTGCCATCACTGAAACTGCTGAGGCTAACAACTTGAGACAACTCAAATACTCTGGACCTCCTTTTAACAACCTGGCTGATGAGTTGCAAGAGGCTGTCCAAGGATACCTCCTATCCCGTGGCATTGACACCCAGCTAGGTGATTTCATCGTTGCTCTGTCTACAGTCAAGGAGAATGAGGCTTACCTCAGCTGGTTGTcggatttgaagaagttctTTTCTTAA
- a CDS encoding B-type cyclin involved in cell cycle progression: protein MSKHIAPPRSTYGEENNHVIRPQYRSKNQGATDSANSQSQPRLALGQLPTEQNRPILVENNRLKNNENKIPVYVEPHPKESQSQDHDSDDTEDSIEFEELEDDFGELDQDVLDSDQQPQSLHSTDSEVEESIRSFTQHRHTLQSSTTGDTTTTAPTANSGSVVPLLPVWDSRIHHELTYVNSKFQRDSPDEDDEDTYDVTMVAEYAPDIFRYMRQLEARLSPNPRYMDSQNELEWHMRRTLVDWLVQVHSRFNLLPETLFLTVNYIDRFLSKRTVSASRFQLVGLVALFIAAKYEEINCPSIQEVASLINNAYSIDDLLRAEKFMIDILEFEMGWPGPMSFLRRTSKADDYDFDTRTLAKYFLEITIMDSKLVASPPSWLAAGAHYLARRLLNRGSWTDAHIFYSGYTEEQLTPLADMMVQMCRHPLRHHRTIFEKYSERRYKRSAEFVQEWMRMRL, encoded by the coding sequence ATGTCCAAACACATTGCACCACCGAGATCCACATACGGAGAGGAAAACAACCATGTTATCAGACCTCAGTATCGTTCTAAGAACCAAGGGGCAACAGACTCGGCCAATTCCCAGTCCCAGCCCCGTCTGGCGCTGGGCCAGTTGCCCACTGAGCAAAATCGCCCAATCCTGGTGGAAAACAATAGGCTGAAaaacaatgaaaacaaaatccCCGTATATGTAGAGCCTCATCCGAAAGAGTCACAGTCGCAGGACCATGACAGTGACGATACCGAAGACAGCATTGAATTCGAAGAACTCGAGGACGACTTTGGCGAGTTGGACCAAGATGTCTTGGACTCAGACCAACAGCCCCAATCTTTGCATTCCACTGACTCAGAGGTCGAAGAGTCTATAAGGAGTTTTACACAGCACAGGCATACTTTGCAGTCCTCCACGACTGGGGATACCACCACAACAGCACCAACAGCTAACTCTGGGTCTGTGGTTCCCCTACTCCCAGTGTGGGACTCCCGTATCCACCACGAACTAACCTACGTGAATTCCAAATTCCAAAGGGATAGCCCcgatgaggatgatgaggaCACTTATGATGTTACCATGGTTGCCGAATACGCGCCAGACATCTTCAGATACATGCGACAATTGGAGGCTCGTCTTTCACCCAACCCTCGTTACATGGATAGCCAAAACGAACTCGAATGGCACATGAGAAGGACTCTTGTCGACTGGCTGGTTCAGGTACACTCACGTTTCAACTTGCTGCCGGAAACACTTTTCTTGACGGTCAATTACATAGACCGTTTTTTAAGTAAACGAACTGTTTCCGCCTCAAGGTTCCAACTAGTCGGTCTTGTGGCCCTATTCATTGCTGCCAAATACGAGGAGATCAACTGCCCTTCAATCCAGGAAGTTGCATCTCTTATCAACAACGCCTATTCTATTGACGATTTGTTaagagctgaaaaattcatgATTGATATTCTTGAATTCGAAATGGGCTGGCCAGGACCAATGTCATTCCTCAGAAGAACTTCAAAGGCTGATGATTACGATTTTGATACGCGTACTCTGGCTAAGtattttttggaaattaCAATCATGGATTCGAAACTGGTCGCCTCCCCACCTAGTTGGTTAGCCGCGGGTGCTCATTACCTTGCACGTCGATTACTGAACAGAGGTTCATGGACTGATGCTCATATATTTTACTCGGGCTACACAGAGGAGCAACTGACACCATTGGCCGACATGATGGTGCAAATGTGTCGACACCCTCTTAGACATCACCGTacaatctttgaaaaatactcCGAACGTCGGTACAAGCGATCAGCCGAATTCGTTCAAGAATGGATGCGTATGCGTTTATGA